The genomic stretch GGTATCTTGCCCGGTCGAGTTTCGCTTCGAGTGCTACCGCTTCTTCCCTTGCCTGCTTGACCGCTTCTTCGTTAGCCTGGTAGATTTCGTTCGCCGCTAACCGCTTCGCTATTTCCGCCTTTCTTGCTTCCTCATTCGGATACCGCTTCTTGCCGTTGCCGTCTGTTTCGCCTGCCACTTCGCCCGCAACCTGAGCCTCCAGCTTGGCCTTGTCCTCAAGGAGAGTGTGGAGTCTTTGCTTCGTTTCGTAGAGCTTGAGCGTTAGCCTCTCCACTTCCCCCGGCAGGACCCTCGCCTGTTCGATTAGGTTTTTGAGCATTTGAACCAGCCTCCCTTGTGTTAGTGTTTGTTGTTTTGATTATAGTGTAGCATACCCTGGACAGTAAGTCAATAGGTTTTTGAAAAATATTTTGTTCATAACGAATAATATAGTTGCCATTTAAACAGCGATATGCTACACTTAAAGAAAAGGGAGGGAAGAGCAATGCCCATCCGTTCCAGGTTGGCCGTGGTTATGGGAGAAAAAGGGGTGCGTAACATTTCCCAGTTATCGCGGATGACCGGTTTAGCGCGGACAACACTAACAACACTTTGGTATAACCGGGCGAAGGGGGTAAACTTCGAAACCTTAGAGGCTTTATGCAAGGCCCTTAACTGCCAGCCGGGAGACCTGCTGGTTTATA from Thermodesulfitimonas autotrophica encodes the following:
- a CDS encoding helix-turn-helix domain-containing protein, which gives rise to MPIRSRLAVVMGEKGVRNISQLSRMTGLARTTLTTLWYNRAKGVNFETLEALCKALNCQPGDLLVYIPDEGGEAR